The genome window TGCGGCGAGTTGGGCACGATGTGCTTCGTCCGTCTCATCCGGCGCCGCCACACCCAGGCGTGCCGCCAGAGCCCGCAGTTCCTTCAGAGTGGCCGAATGGTCATCGACCATGGTGCGGGCGAACGAGCGGATCGCCTTGCTGGGCGACTTCCTGCCGGCGAGTTGCCCGGCTTCGACCTCCGCCAGATTCCCCTGGACCAGAGCCAGGAGGAGTTCCCGGTCTTCGGTCGCGACGGCGCCGGGTGCCCTCGGTGCGCTGCCCGATGGCGTGGCCTGGACCGACGAGCCGTTCGTGGCACCCGCGCTGTCGGCGGGTTGGGCGGGGACGGCCGCACACGAGACGATCACGAACAGGACTGCGCGCGGTGCCTTCATGGCCGGCTCCCTGGGAATCGACGGGCCGGGTCAGCGGCAATTCGGGGTCCTGCCATTCCCGGCGGTCACGGCGGCCGGCCAGCAGTCCAGGCGTCCAGATTGCCCACTCGCGGGTTCCACAACCCCGCGGAGGGCGCCATGAATCGCACCCGAATCGTCAGTCAGCTTGCAGGCGCCATGGCGCTGGGAACGAGTGTGTTTCTATGGGCAGCCCCCGGGG of Betaproteobacteria bacterium contains these proteins:
- a CDS encoding DUF4142 domain-containing protein: MKAPRAVLFVIVSCAAVPAQPADSAGATNGSSVQATPSGSAPRAPGAVATEDRELLLALVQGNLAEVEAGQLAGRKSPSKAIRSFARTMVDDHSATLKELRALAARLGVAAPDETDEAHRAQLAALSRASGREFDLQYVRNAGVADHDRTLALLERGASSGNPEIRDFSRKTLRTVTLHAQWARRLSAKQ